From the Streptomyces pluripotens genome, one window contains:
- a CDS encoding single-stranded DNA-binding protein, producing the protein MNETHICVVGNVATQPVYRESAVGTSARFRLAVTARYWDRDKRAWTDGHTNFFTVWVNRQLAVNVAACVEVGQPVIVQGRLKVRTDVREGQQQRPSADIDAVAIGHDLSRGTAAFQRPTKSEAAPMATRPEPDWEVPRPTETPDGNPAERPASHVEVT; encoded by the coding sequence GTGAACGAGACCCATATCTGTGTGGTGGGCAATGTGGCGACGCAGCCGGTGTACCGGGAGTCGGCGGTGGGGACGTCGGCCCGGTTCCGGCTGGCCGTGACCGCGCGCTACTGGGACCGGGACAAGCGGGCCTGGACGGACGGACACACCAACTTCTTCACGGTGTGGGTCAACCGCCAGCTCGCTGTGAACGTCGCCGCGTGTGTGGAAGTGGGCCAGCCGGTCATCGTCCAGGGGCGACTCAAGGTGCGCACGGACGTGCGCGAGGGCCAGCAGCAACGGCCGTCCGCTGATATCGACGCCGTGGCGATCGGCCACGACCTGTCACGCGGCACTGCGGCCTTCCAACGCCCGACCAAGTCGGAGGCAGCACCGATGGCGACCAGGCCGGAGCCGGACTGGGAGGTTCCGCGACCTACGGAGACCCCGGATGGAAATCCGGCAGAACGGCCAGCTTCACATGTGGAAGTGACCTGA